One window from the genome of Nomascus leucogenys isolate Asia chromosome 12, Asia_NLE_v1, whole genome shotgun sequence encodes:
- the CSF3R gene encoding granulocyte colony-stimulating factor receptor isoform X2, whose translation MARLGTCSLTWAALIILLLPRSLEECGHISVSAPIVHLGDPITASCIIKQNCSHLDPEPQILWRLGAELQPGGRQQRLSDGTQESTITLPHFNHTQAFLSCCLNWGNSLQILDRVELRAGYPPAVPHNLSCLMNLTTSSLICQWEPGPETHLPTSFTLKSFKSRGNCQTQGDAILDCVPKDGQSHCSIPRRHLLLYQNMGIWVQAENALGTSMSPQLCLDPMDVVKLEPPVLRTMDPSPEAAPPEAGCLQLCWEPWQPGLHINQKCELRHKPQRGEASWALVGPLPLEALRYELCGLLPATAYTLQIRCIRWPLPGHWSDWSPSLELRTTERAPIVRLDTWWRQRQLDPRTVQLFWKPVPLEEDSGQIQGYVVSWRPSGQAGAILPLCNTTELSCTFHLPSEAQEVALVAYNSAGTSCPTPVVFSESRGPALTRLHAMARDPHSLWVGWEPPSPWPQGYVIEWGLGPPSVSNSNKTWRMEENGSATGFLLKENIRPFQLYEITVTPLYQDTMGPSQHVYAYSQEMAPSHAPELHLKHIGKTWAQLEWVPEPPELGKSPLTHYTIFWTNAQNQSFSAILNASSRGFVLHGLEPTSLYHIHLMAASQAGATNSTVLTLMTLTPEGSELHILLGLFGLLLLLACLCGTAWLCCSPNRKNLLWPSVPDPAHSSLSSWVPTIMEEDAFQLPGLGTPRITKLTVLEEDEKKPVPWESHNSSETCGLPTLVQTYVLQGDPRAASTQPQSQSGTSDQVLYGQLLGSPTSPGPGHYLRCDSTQPLLAGLTPSPKSYENLWFQASPLRTLVTPAPSQEDDCVFGPLLDFPLLQGIRVHGMEGLGSF comes from the exons GTCTGGAGGAGTGCGGGCACATCAGTGTGTCAGCCCCCATCGTCCACCTGGGGGATCCCATCACAGCCTCCTGCATCATCAAGCAGAACTGCAGCCATCTGGACCCGGAGCCACAGATTCTGTGGAGACTGGGAGCAGAGCTTCAGCCCGGGGGCAGGCAGCAGCGTCTGTCTGATGGGACCCAGGAATCTACCATCACCCTGCCCCACTTCAACCACACTCAGgcctttctctcctgctgccttaaCTGGGGCAACAGCCTGCAGATCCTGGACCGGGTTGAGCTGCGCGCAGGCT ACCCTCCAGCCGTACCCCACAACCTCTCCTGCCTCATGAACCTCACAACCAGCAGCCTCATCTGCCAGTGGGAGCCAGGACCTGAGACCCACCTACCCACCAGCTTCACTCTGAAGAGCTTCAA GAGCCGGGGCAACTGTCAGACCCAAGGGGACGCCATCCTGGACTGCGTGCCCAAGGACGGGCAGAGCCACTGCTCCATCCCACGCAGACACCTGCTGTTGTACCAGAATATGGGCATCTGGGTGCAGGCAGAGAACGCGCTGGGGACCAGCATGTCCCCACAACTGTGCCTTGATCCCATGGACGTTG TGAAACTGGAGCCCCCCGTGCTGCGGACCATGGACCCCAGCCCTGAAGCGGCCCCTCCAGAGGCAGGCTGCCTACAGTTGTGCTGGGAGCCATGGCAGCCAGGCCTGCACATAAATCAGAAGTGTGAGCTGCGCCACAAGCCACAGCGCGGAGAAGCCAGCTGGGCACTG GTGGGCCCCCTGCCCTTGGAGGCCCTTCGGTATGAGCTCTGCGGGCTCCTCCCAGCCACAGCCTACACCCTGCAGATACGCTGCATCCGCTGGCCCCTGCCTGGCCACTGGAGCGACTGGAGCCCCAGCCTGGAGCTGAGAACTACCGAACGGG CCCCCATTGTCAGACTGGACACATGGTGGCGGCAGAGGCAGCTGGACCCCAGGACAGTGCAGCTGTTCTGGAAG CCAGTGCCCCTGGAGGAAGACAGTGGACAGATCCAAGGTTATGTGGTTTCTTGGAGACCCTCAGGCCAGGCTGGGGCCATCCTGCCCCTCTGCAACACCACAGAGCTCAGCTGCACCTTCCACCTGCCTTCAGAAGCCCAGGAGGTGGCCCTTGTGGCCTATAACTCAGCCGGGACCTCTTGTCCCACCCCGGTGGTCTTCTCAGAAAGCAGAG GCCCAGCCCTGACCAGACTCCATGCCATGGCCCGAGACCCTCACAGCCTCTGGGTAGGCTGGGAGCCCCCCAGTCCATGGCCTCAGGGCTATGTGATTGAGTGGGGCCTGGGCCCCCCCAGCGTGAGCAATAGCAACAAGACCTGGAGGATGGAAGAGAATGGGAGCGCCACGGGGTTTCTGCTGAAGG AGAACATCAGGCCCTTTCAGCTCTATGAGATCACTGTGACTCCCTTGTACCAGGACACCATGGGACCCTCCCAGCATGTCTACGCCTACTCCCAAGAAATGG CCCCCTCCCATGCCCCAGAGCTGCATCTAAAGCACATTGGCAAGACCTGGGCACAGCTGGAGTGGGTGCCTGAGCCCCCTGAGCTGGGGAAGAGCCCCCTTACCCACTACACCATCTTCTGGACCAACGCTCAGAACCAGTCCTTCT CCGCCATCCTGAATGCCTCCTCCCGTGGCTTTGTCCTCCATGGCCTGGAGCCCACCAGTCTGTATCACATCCACCTCATGGCTGCCAGCCAGGCCGGAGCCACCAACAGTACAGTCCTCACCCTGATGACCTTGACCCCAG AGGGGTCGGAGCTACACATCCTCCTGGGCCTGTTCGGCCTCCTGCTCTTGCTCGCCTGCCTCTGTGGAACTGCCTGGCTCTGCTGCAGCCCCAA CAGGAAGAATCTCCTCTGGCCAAGTGTCCCAGAcccagctcacagcagcctgagCTCCTGGGTACCCACAATCATGGAGGAG GATGCCTTCCAGCTGCCCGGCCTCGGCACGCCACGCATCACCAAGCTCACAGTGCTGGAGGAGGACGAGAAGAAGCCGGTGCCCTGGGAGTCCCATAACAGCTCAGAGACCTGTGGCCTCCCCACTCTGGTCCAGACCTATGTGCTCCAGGGGGACCCAAGAGCAGCTTCCACCCAGCCCCAATCCCAGTCTGGCACCAGCGATCAGGTCCTTTACGGGCAGCTGCTGGGCAGCCCCACAAGTCCAGGGCCAGGGCACTATCTCCGCTGTGACTCCACTCAGCCCCTCTTGGCGGgcctcacccccagccccaagTCCTATGAGAACCTCTGGTTCCAGGCCAGCCCCTTGAGGACCCTGGTAACCCCAGCCCCAAGCCAGGAGGACGACTGTGTCTTTGGGCCACTGCTCGACTTCCCCCTCCTGCAGGGGATCCGGGTCCATGGGATGGAGGGCCTGGGGAGCTTCTAG
- the CSF3R gene encoding granulocyte colony-stimulating factor receptor isoform X1, with protein MNLTTSSLICQWEPGPETHLPTSFTLKSFKSRGNCQTQGDAILDCVPKDGQSHCSIPRRHLLLYQNMGIWVQAENALGTSMSPQLCLDPMDVVKLEPPVLRTMDPSPEAAPPEAGCLQLCWEPWQPGLHINQKCELRHKPQRGEASWALVGPLPLEALRYELCGLLPATAYTLQIRCIRWPLPGHWSDWSPSLELRTTERAPIVRLDTWWRQRQLDPRTVQLFWKPVPLEEDSGQIQGYVVSWRPSGQAGAILPLCNTTELSCTFHLPSEAQEVALVAYNSAGTSCPTPVVFSESRGPALTRLHAMARDPHSLWVGWEPPSPWPQGYVIEWGLGPPSVSNSNKTWRMEENGSATGFLLKENIRPFQLYEITVTPLYQDTMGPSQHVYAYSQEMAPSHAPELHLKHIGKTWAQLEWVPEPPELGKSPLTHYTIFWTNAQNQSFSAILNASSRGFVLHGLEPTSLYHIHLMAASQAGATNSTVLTLMTLTPEGSELHILLGLFGLLLLLACLCGTAWLCCSPKKNLLWPSVPDPAHSSLSSWVPTIMEEDAFQLPGLGTPRITKLTVLEEDEKKPVPWESHNSSETCGLPTLVQTYVLQGDPRAASTQPQSQSGTSDQVLYGQLLGSPTSPGPGHYLRCDSTQPLLAGLTPSPKSYENLWFQASPLRTLVTPAPSQEDDCVFGPLLDFPLLQGIRVHGMEGLGSF; from the exons ATGAACCTCACAACCAGCAGCCTCATCTGCCAGTGGGAGCCAGGACCTGAGACCCACCTACCCACCAGCTTCACTCTGAAGAGCTTCAA GAGCCGGGGCAACTGTCAGACCCAAGGGGACGCCATCCTGGACTGCGTGCCCAAGGACGGGCAGAGCCACTGCTCCATCCCACGCAGACACCTGCTGTTGTACCAGAATATGGGCATCTGGGTGCAGGCAGAGAACGCGCTGGGGACCAGCATGTCCCCACAACTGTGCCTTGATCCCATGGACGTTG TGAAACTGGAGCCCCCCGTGCTGCGGACCATGGACCCCAGCCCTGAAGCGGCCCCTCCAGAGGCAGGCTGCCTACAGTTGTGCTGGGAGCCATGGCAGCCAGGCCTGCACATAAATCAGAAGTGTGAGCTGCGCCACAAGCCACAGCGCGGAGAAGCCAGCTGGGCACTG GTGGGCCCCCTGCCCTTGGAGGCCCTTCGGTATGAGCTCTGCGGGCTCCTCCCAGCCACAGCCTACACCCTGCAGATACGCTGCATCCGCTGGCCCCTGCCTGGCCACTGGAGCGACTGGAGCCCCAGCCTGGAGCTGAGAACTACCGAACGGG CCCCCATTGTCAGACTGGACACATGGTGGCGGCAGAGGCAGCTGGACCCCAGGACAGTGCAGCTGTTCTGGAAG CCAGTGCCCCTGGAGGAAGACAGTGGACAGATCCAAGGTTATGTGGTTTCTTGGAGACCCTCAGGCCAGGCTGGGGCCATCCTGCCCCTCTGCAACACCACAGAGCTCAGCTGCACCTTCCACCTGCCTTCAGAAGCCCAGGAGGTGGCCCTTGTGGCCTATAACTCAGCCGGGACCTCTTGTCCCACCCCGGTGGTCTTCTCAGAAAGCAGAG GCCCAGCCCTGACCAGACTCCATGCCATGGCCCGAGACCCTCACAGCCTCTGGGTAGGCTGGGAGCCCCCCAGTCCATGGCCTCAGGGCTATGTGATTGAGTGGGGCCTGGGCCCCCCCAGCGTGAGCAATAGCAACAAGACCTGGAGGATGGAAGAGAATGGGAGCGCCACGGGGTTTCTGCTGAAGG AGAACATCAGGCCCTTTCAGCTCTATGAGATCACTGTGACTCCCTTGTACCAGGACACCATGGGACCCTCCCAGCATGTCTACGCCTACTCCCAAGAAATGG CCCCCTCCCATGCCCCAGAGCTGCATCTAAAGCACATTGGCAAGACCTGGGCACAGCTGGAGTGGGTGCCTGAGCCCCCTGAGCTGGGGAAGAGCCCCCTTACCCACTACACCATCTTCTGGACCAACGCTCAGAACCAGTCCTTCT CCGCCATCCTGAATGCCTCCTCCCGTGGCTTTGTCCTCCATGGCCTGGAGCCCACCAGTCTGTATCACATCCACCTCATGGCTGCCAGCCAGGCCGGAGCCACCAACAGTACAGTCCTCACCCTGATGACCTTGACCCCAG AGGGGTCGGAGCTACACATCCTCCTGGGCCTGTTCGGCCTCCTGCTCTTGCTCGCCTGCCTCTGTGGAACTGCCTGGCTCTGCTGCAGCCCCAA GAAGAATCTCCTCTGGCCAAGTGTCCCAGAcccagctcacagcagcctgagCTCCTGGGTACCCACAATCATGGAGGAG GATGCCTTCCAGCTGCCCGGCCTCGGCACGCCACGCATCACCAAGCTCACAGTGCTGGAGGAGGACGAGAAGAAGCCGGTGCCCTGGGAGTCCCATAACAGCTCAGAGACCTGTGGCCTCCCCACTCTGGTCCAGACCTATGTGCTCCAGGGGGACCCAAGAGCAGCTTCCACCCAGCCCCAATCCCAGTCTGGCACCAGCGATCAGGTCCTTTACGGGCAGCTGCTGGGCAGCCCCACAAGTCCAGGGCCAGGGCACTATCTCCGCTGTGACTCCACTCAGCCCCTCTTGGCGGgcctcacccccagccccaagTCCTATGAGAACCTCTGGTTCCAGGCCAGCCCCTTGAGGACCCTGGTAACCCCAGCCCCAAGCCAGGAGGACGACTGTGTCTTTGGGCCACTGCTCGACTTCCCCCTCCTGCAGGGGATCCGGGTCCATGGGATGGAGGGCCTGGGGAGCTTCTAG